The following proteins are encoded in a genomic region of Acidobacteriota bacterium:
- a CDS encoding zinc ribbon domain-containing protein produces the protein MSAGGCPKCGFPGPVSAECPRCGVLVDRYRERREALEAGTLASPSSREALAARARSNLPSRVWRRLNAEDGEIDPIFFGGRLLVFTVFTLWGLVFIVTPMETNYVGSSFWHLVNLVFHEAGHLVFAPFGSFMKVLGGTLMQILVPVVCTGAFIWYRNPFAASISLWWTAQNFMDAAPYINDARAQRLMLLGGVTGREVPGYHDWQNILGRLGWLEYDHAIAAAFYAFGIVGMLAGLAWGGWVLSRQFARLRALRASGPP, from the coding sequence ATGAGCGCGGGCGGCTGCCCGAAGTGCGGGTTCCCCGGGCCGGTGAGCGCGGAGTGCCCGCGGTGCGGGGTCCTGGTCGACCGGTACCGGGAACGGCGGGAAGCCCTGGAGGCGGGGACCCTGGCTTCCCCCTCCTCCCGGGAGGCCCTGGCCGCGAGGGCCCGCTCGAACCTGCCCTCACGGGTCTGGCGCCGCCTCAACGCCGAGGACGGCGAGATCGACCCCATCTTTTTCGGCGGGCGTCTCCTGGTGTTCACGGTTTTCACCCTCTGGGGCCTGGTGTTCATCGTGACGCCCATGGAGACGAATTACGTGGGCAGCAGTTTCTGGCACCTGGTGAACCTGGTCTTCCACGAGGCGGGCCACCTGGTCTTCGCCCCGTTCGGGAGCTTCATGAAGGTCCTGGGCGGGACGCTGATGCAGATCCTGGTCCCGGTCGTCTGCACGGGGGCCTTCATCTGGTATCGAAACCCTTTCGCCGCCTCCATTTCCCTCTGGTGGACGGCCCAGAACTTCATGGACGCCGCTCCCTACATCAACGACGCGCGCGCGCAGCGCCTGATGCTGCTGGGCGGGGTCACCGGGCGGGAGGTCCCCGGGTATCACGACTGGCAGAACATCCTGGGGAGGCTGGGGTGGCTGGAGTACGACCACGCCATCGCCGCGGCCTTCTACGCTTTCGGGATCGTGGGGATGCTGGCCGGGCTGGCCTGGGGCGGGTGGGTCTTGTCCCGGCAGTTTGCCCGGTTGCGTGCGCTCCGTGCCTCCGGGCCTCCGTGA
- a CDS encoding S9 family peptidase — MRLRTCLTLALALCTLPSGAPAAGSGSAPPLTLEWIYSRATRDALSTPLYTWLRDGSAYLMDRRTGPAERALEKLDPETGKRGVVLSVGILRERIRSLMHGESPDWPAGFPWPDAFSPEGDRLAYLINGDLFLVEAAGGTARHLTRTPGEEKCVSFSPDGRRLAYVRDNNLYVSAAHAGGKEQALTRDGGPALLNGTLSWLYWEEIFGRNDTAYWWSPDSASIAFFQSDESMVEESVFPEYEPATPKVVRQRYPKAGGKNPVVRVGVVDVEKARTRWVSLGDPAPEYVVRVKWLPDSRQVSIQTLNRRQNRLNLLLADRRTGRSVPVLSEENQTSVNVHDDLWFLEGGKKFLWTSERDGYNHLYLYDIGGRLLRRLTEGPWMVRASAGLAWVHGGVCAVDEKGGWVYYTANHGSPVAPKLHRVRLEGGIPERISAGDGTHQVSFNPANTLYFDRHSNLSTPWGLYLHRADGARLHTVTAPALDCLAPYGVRTPEFLTAPADDGFPLPATLLRPETLEPGRKYPVILYVYGGPSAPVVWDQWDRYALLGNVLLRSGYLWMAIDNRSASALSKTLEDTAYGRLIAGPEIADILAGVRWLKSQPFVDPDRIGVWGWSGGGTMTLQLMTHCNDFKAGIAVAAVSDFRYYDSKWAESALGLPQDNPEGYKQSAAANFAANLAGKLLLAHGTGDDNVHPQNAWRFAREAIKAGKLIEMMIYPLADHSLTNAGRHIYEVMVDFWKRNL; from the coding sequence ATGAGACTGAGAACCTGCCTGACCCTCGCCCTGGCCCTCTGCACCCTCCCGAGCGGGGCGCCCGCCGCCGGGAGCGGCTCCGCCCCCCCGCTGACCCTGGAGTGGATCTACAGCCGCGCCACCCGGGACGCCCTGAGCACGCCGCTCTACACCTGGCTCCGGGACGGTTCGGCCTACCTGATGGACCGGCGCACGGGCCCGGCGGAGCGCGCGCTCGAGAAGCTGGACCCCGAAACGGGGAAACGCGGCGTGGTGCTGAGCGTCGGGATCCTTCGGGAGCGCATCCGCTCCCTGATGCACGGCGAGTCCCCCGACTGGCCGGCGGGCTTCCCGTGGCCCGACGCCTTCTCGCCCGAGGGGGACCGGTTGGCGTACCTGATCAACGGTGACCTCTTCCTCGTCGAAGCGGCGGGCGGGACCGCCCGTCACCTGACCCGGACCCCCGGGGAGGAGAAGTGCGTGTCCTTCTCCCCCGACGGCCGCCGCCTGGCCTACGTCCGGGACAACAACCTCTACGTTTCCGCGGCCCACGCCGGCGGGAAGGAGCAGGCGCTGACCCGCGACGGGGGCCCCGCCCTCCTCAACGGCACCCTCAGCTGGCTGTACTGGGAGGAAATCTTCGGCCGCAACGACACCGCGTACTGGTGGTCGCCCGACTCCGCGTCCATCGCCTTCTTCCAGAGCGACGAGTCGATGGTGGAGGAGTCGGTCTTCCCCGAGTACGAGCCGGCCACGCCCAAGGTCGTCCGCCAGCGCTACCCGAAGGCGGGGGGGAAGAACCCGGTGGTCCGGGTGGGCGTCGTGGACGTGGAGAAGGCCCGGACGCGCTGGGTTTCCCTCGGCGACCCCGCGCCCGAGTACGTGGTCCGCGTCAAGTGGCTCCCCGACAGCCGGCAGGTGAGCATCCAGACGCTGAACCGCCGCCAGAACCGGTTGAACCTGCTGCTGGCGGACCGCCGGACCGGCCGCTCCGTGCCGGTCCTGAGCGAGGAGAACCAGACCAGCGTCAACGTCCACGACGACCTCTGGTTCCTGGAGGGCGGGAAGAAGTTCCTGTGGACGTCCGAGCGGGACGGCTACAACCATCTCTACCTGTACGACATCGGCGGACGGCTCCTCCGCCGCCTCACCGAGGGGCCGTGGATGGTCCGCGCCTCCGCCGGGTTGGCCTGGGTCCACGGCGGGGTGTGCGCCGTGGACGAGAAGGGCGGCTGGGTCTACTACACCGCCAACCACGGGTCCCCGGTGGCGCCCAAGCTCCACCGGGTCCGCCTGGAGGGGGGGATCCCCGAGCGGATCAGCGCCGGGGACGGGACGCACCAGGTCTCCTTCAACCCCGCCAACACCCTCTATTTCGACCGCCACTCCAACCTCTCCACGCCCTGGGGGCTCTACCTTCACCGCGCCGACGGGGCCCGCCTGCACACGGTGACGGCCCCCGCCCTGGACTGCCTCGCCCCCTACGGGGTCCGCACCCCCGAGTTCCTCACGGCGCCCGCGGACGACGGGTTCCCCCTCCCTGCCACCCTGCTCCGGCCCGAGACCCTCGAGCCGGGACGGAAATACCCCGTGATCCTCTACGTCTACGGCGGCCCGTCCGCGCCCGTGGTCTGGGACCAGTGGGACCGCTACGCCCTGCTGGGCAACGTCCTGCTGCGCAGCGGCTACCTCTGGATGGCCATCGACAACCGCAGCGCCTCCGCCCTCAGCAAGACCCTGGAGGACACCGCCTACGGACGCCTCATCGCCGGGCCCGAGATCGCCGACATCCTGGCCGGCGTGCGCTGGCTCAAGTCCCAGCCCTTCGTCGACCCCGACCGAATCGGCGTCTGGGGGTGGAGCGGCGGGGGAACCATGACCTTGCAGCTCATGACCCACTGCAACGACTTCAAGGCGGGGATCGCCGTGGCGGCAGTGTCGGACTTCCGCTACTACGACAGCAAGTGGGCGGAGAGCGCCCTGGGGCTGCCGCAGGACAACCCGGAAGGGTACAAGCAGAGCGCCGCGGCCAACTTCGCCGCGAACCTCGCGGGGAAACTGCTGCTGGCTCACGGCACCGGCGACGACAACGTGCACCCCCAGAACGCCTGGCGCTTCGCCCGGGAGGCCATCAAGGCCGGCAAGCTCATCGAGATGATGATCTACCCCCTGGCCGACCACAGCCTCACCAACGCCGGCCGCCACATCTACGAGGTCATGGTGGACTTCTGGAAACGAAACCTCTGA
- a CDS encoding Glu/Leu/Phe/Val dehydrogenase — MADKSFNPFEMAQKQFDAVAEKLQLDEGTRELLRNPLREYHFSIPVHMDDGSVKVFRGFRVQHSDARGPAKGGIRFHPQETIDTVRALATWMTWKTSVVDIPLGGGKGGVICDPHNLSEREQEQICRGWIRQVWKNVGPIADVPAPDVMTSGKHMLWMLDEFEAIRGERLPGFITGKPVGQGGSLGRTEATGYGVMYCVREAMKELGIDIKGATMSAQGAGNVAQYAISLFEQYGGKTIAISCWDQKDKTSYTYRCLDGIPFAKMMGALDKFGTVNPAKAAEFGWEKLDGDAWIDQDVTVLMPAALDGMINAGNVNRIQKSVKIIAEGANGPTTLEADEVIKERGIFMIPDFLCNAGGVTCSYFEQVQNNMNYYWEKDEVLQKLDTKMTNAFKAVSALARDKGVYMRDAAYMIAVSRVAEACKMRGWV, encoded by the coding sequence ATGGCCGACAAGTCTTTCAACCCGTTTGAGATGGCTCAGAAGCAGTTTGACGCCGTGGCGGAGAAGCTGCAGCTGGACGAGGGGACCCGCGAACTGCTTCGCAACCCTCTTCGTGAGTATCATTTCAGCATCCCGGTCCACATGGACGACGGGTCCGTGAAGGTGTTCCGCGGTTTCCGCGTGCAGCACAGCGACGCCCGCGGCCCGGCCAAGGGCGGCATCCGCTTCCACCCCCAGGAGACCATCGACACGGTGCGAGCCCTCGCCACCTGGATGACCTGGAAGACCTCCGTGGTCGACATCCCGCTGGGCGGCGGCAAGGGCGGCGTGATCTGCGACCCGCACAACCTTTCCGAGCGTGAGCAGGAACAGATCTGCCGCGGCTGGATCCGCCAGGTGTGGAAGAATGTCGGCCCCATTGCCGACGTCCCCGCCCCCGACGTCATGACCAGCGGCAAGCACATGCTCTGGATGCTGGACGAGTTCGAAGCCATCCGCGGCGAAAGGCTCCCCGGTTTCATCACCGGCAAGCCGGTGGGCCAGGGCGGCTCCCTGGGGCGCACCGAGGCCACCGGGTACGGCGTGATGTACTGCGTGCGCGAAGCCATGAAGGAACTGGGCATCGACATCAAGGGCGCCACGATGTCCGCCCAGGGCGCCGGCAACGTGGCCCAGTACGCCATCAGCCTCTTCGAGCAGTACGGCGGCAAGACCATCGCCATCTCCTGCTGGGACCAGAAGGACAAGACCTCCTACACCTACCGCTGCCTCGACGGCATCCCGTTCGCCAAGATGATGGGCGCCCTGGACAAATTCGGGACCGTCAATCCCGCCAAGGCCGCCGAGTTCGGCTGGGAGAAGCTGGACGGCGACGCCTGGATCGACCAGGACGTGACGGTGCTCATGCCCGCCGCTCTGGACGGCATGATCAACGCCGGCAACGTGAACCGCATCCAGAAGTCCGTGAAGATCATCGCCGAGGGCGCCAACGGCCCGACCACGCTCGAGGCCGACGAAGTGATCAAGGAGCGCGGCATCTTCATGATCCCCGATTTCCTCTGCAACGCCGGCGGCGTGACCTGCTCCTACTTCGAACAGGTGCAGAACAACATGAACTACTACTGGGAGAAGGACGAAGTTCTCCAGAAGCTCGACACCAAGATGACCAACGCCTTCAAGGCGGTCTCCGCCCTGGCGCGGGACAAGGGCGTCTACATGCGCGACGCGGCCTACATGATCGCCGTGTCCCGCGTGGCCGAAGCCTGCAAGATGCGCGGCTGGGTCTAG
- a CDS encoding AbrB/MazE/SpoVT family DNA-binding domain-containing protein has product MRTHLIRIGNSKGIRIPKPILVQVGLEDEVELSVREGALVIRPGGQPRDGWVEAFEAMARKGDDGLLLPELDRVVQDWDEKEWEWT; this is encoded by the coding sequence ATGAGAACACACTTGATCCGAATCGGTAACTCCAAAGGGATCCGGATTCCCAAGCCGATCCTCGTCCAGGTCGGACTCGAAGACGAGGTCGAACTCAGCGTGCGCGAAGGGGCGCTGGTCATCCGGCCGGGCGGACAGCCACGAGATGGCTGGGTGGAGGCCTTCGAAGCGATGGCCCGCAAGGGGGACGACGGGCTCCTGCTCCCGGAACTCGATCGGGTCGTCCAAGACTGGGACGAGAAGGAGTGGGAATGGACGTGA
- a CDS encoding type II toxin-antitoxin system PemK/MazF family toxin produces the protein MDVRRFDVFLVVLDPTVGSEITKTRPCLVVSPDEMNLHIRTVIIAPMTTKGRPYPSRVDCLFDGKEGQVVLDQIRTVDQSRLVRKLGRLDPAAAAAVLGVLSRMFAP, from the coding sequence ATGGACGTGAGGCGTTTCGACGTTTTCCTGGTCGTCCTCGATCCGACTGTCGGGAGCGAGATCACCAAGACACGCCCCTGTCTGGTGGTCTCGCCGGACGAAATGAACCTCCATATCCGCACCGTCATCATCGCCCCCATGACCACGAAGGGAAGACCGTACCCTTCGAGGGTCGATTGTCTTTTCGACGGCAAGGAAGGTCAGGTCGTGCTCGACCAGATCCGTACCGTCGACCAGTCCCGCCTCGTGCGAAAACTCGGGCGTCTCGATCCTGCAGCCGCCGCGGCGGTCCTGGGCGTCCTGTCCAGGATGTTCGCCCCCTAA
- a CDS encoding tetratricopeptide repeat protein translates to MQKKDYQRAIRYLRKACSPDEAKPRLEKKFWLASVDCLGMSLGLSGDLKGAREVYEKALKQAPDYPNFYYCLACCHAEEGRLTETLENLRLALKYKANVLEGETLPDPARDSSFQKYLTQPEFRKLLEEWK, encoded by the coding sequence ATGCAGAAGAAGGATTACCAGCGGGCAATAAGGTACTTGCGAAAAGCCTGTTCCCCGGACGAGGCGAAACCCCGCCTGGAAAAAAAATTCTGGCTGGCCAGTGTGGATTGCCTGGGCATGTCTCTCGGCTTGTCGGGGGACCTGAAAGGGGCGAGGGAGGTATATGAGAAAGCGCTCAAGCAGGCCCCGGACTACCCGAACTTCTATTACTGTCTGGCCTGTTGCCACGCGGAGGAAGGCCGGTTGACGGAAACCCTGGAAAACCTCCGGCTGGCGCTCAAGTACAAGGCCAACGTCCTGGAAGGGGAAACCCTCCCGGACCCCGCCAGGGACTCCTCTTTCCAGAAATACCTCACGCAGCCGGAATTCCGGAAACTGCTGGAGGAGTGGAAATAG
- the ispD gene encoding 2-C-methyl-D-erythritol 4-phosphate cytidylyltransferase translates to MEPEGRKGYCAAAVLAGGTGSRAGAPVPKQFVLLDEMPVIVHTLRTFRDSGLFGILVVAIHPEWIDTLEEILQQWDLVGAVSLVPGGATRQDSSWAALSFLRDLPDPPDRVLVHDAARCLADADLLRRCVDGLREHAALTAAVGVTDTLAEVEPADETSVPDRWIVGVPDRRRLVRVQTPQGFRLEVILAAHRAAQARGTTGASDDAQLVLANGGTVHVVEGAGTNLKISHPEDFALAEWLLRRSEGRG, encoded by the coding sequence ATGGAACCGGAAGGACGGAAAGGGTATTGCGCGGCGGCCGTTCTGGCCGGGGGGACGGGTTCGCGGGCCGGGGCGCCCGTGCCCAAGCAGTTCGTCCTTCTCGACGAGATGCCGGTCATCGTGCACACCCTCCGGACGTTCCGGGATTCCGGCCTGTTCGGCATCCTGGTGGTGGCCATTCACCCGGAGTGGATCGACACCCTGGAGGAGATCCTGCAGCAGTGGGACCTCGTCGGGGCCGTGAGCCTCGTACCGGGAGGGGCCACCCGCCAGGACTCTTCCTGGGCGGCGTTGAGTTTTCTCCGGGACCTCCCGGACCCCCCGGACCGGGTGCTGGTCCACGACGCCGCACGCTGCCTGGCGGATGCGGATTTGCTGAGGCGGTGCGTGGACGGCCTGAGGGAACACGCGGCTCTCACCGCCGCGGTGGGAGTGACGGACACCCTGGCCGAGGTCGAGCCGGCTGATGAAACGAGTGTCCCCGATCGCTGGATCGTAGGTGTCCCGGACCGGCGTCGGCTGGTGCGGGTCCAGACCCCCCAGGGCTTCCGGCTGGAGGTCATCCTTGCGGCGCATCGGGCGGCGCAGGCGCGGGGGACCACCGGGGCATCCGACGATGCCCAGCTGGTCCTGGCGAATGGCGGGACCGTGCACGTGGTGGAGGGGGCCGGGACGAACCTCAAGATTTCGCACCCGGAGGACTTCGCCCTGGCGGAGTGGCTGCTGCGTCGGAGCGAGGGGCGGGGGTGA
- a CDS encoding dCMP deaminase family protein, with protein sequence MEEQRLTKDEYFAILAKVTGARSICVRHKIGTVIVKDGHVISTGYNGPPKGYTHRFCKPCVKDAEAIESNRGHSLCPASHSEANAIVQAAYQGISTKDGVMYTTLFPCDLCQRLIINAGIREVVYLYDYPSLRNMLEEVGIPARRIETPVLSGYDDLGK encoded by the coding sequence GTGGAAGAACAGCGGCTCACGAAGGACGAATACTTCGCCATCCTGGCCAAGGTGACGGGGGCGCGGTCCATCTGTGTCCGGCACAAGATCGGCACGGTGATCGTCAAGGACGGTCACGTCATCTCCACGGGCTACAACGGCCCCCCCAAGGGGTACACCCACCGGTTCTGCAAACCGTGCGTCAAGGACGCGGAGGCCATCGAGAGCAACCGGGGGCACTCGCTTTGCCCCGCGTCCCACTCCGAGGCCAATGCCATCGTCCAGGCCGCCTACCAGGGGATTTCCACCAAGGACGGGGTGATGTACACCACCCTCTTCCCCTGCGACCTCTGCCAGCGCCTCATCATCAATGCCGGGATCCGCGAGGTGGTCTACCTCTACGACTACCCCTCGCTGCGAAACATGCTGGAGGAGGTGGGGATCCCCGCACGCCGGATCGAAACGCCCGTCCTGTCGGGTTACGACGACCTCGGGAAGTGA
- a CDS encoding glycosyltransferase family 39 protein, translating into MRSGSRMSGWLGAPGSWRLGAALVLAVLLAHLSMALWVVPALRASGFAYLEDKDAYLEIARSLRAGNGYALDPGPHPTLRRMPAYPLVLAGTLALTGGREDLAAAFQSLFAAGAAGLAFAVLRRRGALAAALAALATGLHPVTLVYATRFFSEGLSILCSALALYGVFRLAEGGRWGWWVFTGAALGTGWLTRSSLALWIVPLLLLALRFPDLRRPAWRWGAGVLALVAAVSPWVVRNHRVTGEFVPGSTWNARSALHGLRNVMDPAFPSTPREVDAAQIARANEAVAGVIGPVDSPAREVQEDRLASRWAREEVAARPLAHLAAIFPGLVRSLYLTSSKPVRLAAGVANGVLLALALAGLALRARRRGDAFPGVPEAALWALFTTFWLFHAAVFPLVRYLAPAVPALAILAGLAVSRLTGPARAGSGELPGSGSGRAG; encoded by the coding sequence ATGCGTAGCGGGTCGAGGATGTCGGGGTGGTTGGGGGCGCCCGGTTCGTGGCGGCTCGGGGCCGCGCTCGTCCTGGCCGTTCTCCTGGCCCACCTGTCCATGGCCCTGTGGGTCGTCCCGGCCCTGCGCGCCTCCGGCTTTGCCTACCTGGAAGACAAGGACGCCTACCTCGAGATCGCACGGAGCCTCCGGGCCGGAAACGGGTACGCCCTCGACCCCGGCCCGCATCCCACGCTTCGGCGCATGCCGGCGTACCCGCTGGTCCTGGCGGGGACCCTGGCACTGACCGGTGGTCGAGAGGACCTCGCGGCGGCCTTTCAGTCGCTTTTCGCCGCCGGGGCCGCCGGTCTCGCCTTCGCCGTGCTCCGGCGGCGGGGCGCCCTGGCTGCCGCCCTCGCCGCCCTGGCCACGGGCCTCCACCCGGTGACGCTCGTCTACGCGACGCGCTTCTTCTCGGAGGGGCTCTCCATCCTCTGCTCGGCCCTGGCCCTCTACGGGGTCTTCCGCCTCGCGGAGGGCGGTCGCTGGGGCTGGTGGGTCTTCACGGGCGCCGCCCTCGGCACCGGGTGGTTGACCCGGAGCAGCCTGGCCCTCTGGATCGTCCCCCTGCTTCTCCTCGCGCTCCGGTTCCCGGACCTCCGGCGCCCCGCGTGGCGCTGGGGTGCGGGGGTCCTCGCCCTGGTCGCGGCGGTCTCGCCCTGGGTTGTCCGGAATCACCGGGTGACGGGGGAATTCGTCCCGGGGTCCACCTGGAATGCCCGGTCCGCCCTCCACGGGCTCCGCAACGTGATGGACCCCGCGTTCCCGTCCACGCCCCGTGAGGTCGATGCGGCGCAGATCGCCCGGGCGAACGAGGCCGTGGCCGGGGTGATCGGGCCCGTGGACTCGCCGGCCCGGGAGGTGCAGGAGGACCGACTGGCGTCCCGGTGGGCGCGGGAGGAGGTGGCGGCGCGACCGCTCGCCCATCTCGCCGCCATTTTCCCCGGCCTTGTCCGAAGTTTGTACCTCACCTCCTCGAAACCCGTTCGGTTGGCGGCAGGGGTCGCCAACGGGGTTCTCCTCGCCCTGGCCCTCGCCGGCCTGGCCCTCCGGGCCCGCCGCCGGGGCGACGCCTTCCCGGGGGTTCCCGAGGCCGCCCTCTGGGCGCTCTTCACCACGTTCTGGCTCTTTCACGCCGCCGTGTTCCCCCTGGTCCGCTACCTGGCCCCCGCGGTCCCGGCCCTCGCCATCCTGGCGGGCCTGGCCGTGAGCCGCCTCACCGGCCCCGCGCGCGCGGGGAGCGGCGAGCTTCCCGGCAGCGGAAGCGGCCGGGCCGGGTAA
- a CDS encoding HU family DNA-binding protein, whose translation MVKEDIAERVYDAHGGLTRREAAAAVEAFLEEVREALQQGEKVKLSGFGVFRTARRKEKSGVHPKTGNRVSIKSRTTVVFAPSSKLLGALGSRE comes from the coding sequence ATGGTCAAAGAGGATATTGCCGAAAGAGTTTACGACGCTCACGGCGGTCTGACCCGGCGCGAGGCCGCCGCCGCGGTGGAGGCATTCCTCGAGGAAGTGCGGGAGGCACTCCAGCAGGGAGAGAAGGTCAAGCTCAGCGGTTTCGGCGTGTTCCGCACCGCCCGCCGGAAGGAGAAATCGGGCGTCCACCCCAAGACCGGCAACCGGGTTTCCATCAAGTCCCGGACGACCGTGGTGTTCGCCCCCTCCAGCAAACTGCTGGGAGCCCTGGGGTCCCGCGAGTGA
- a CDS encoding MerR family transcriptional regulator: MDTKRKLYYKIGEVCRLMEIQPHVLRYWESEFSVLRPKKNSAGQRVYSERDLNLLRRIRQLLHNEGFTIAGARKRLQESSHLKPEPSPEPAPPPPVPPPPPPPPPPQRAALDPSRIAALAQRIQRLAERLRSWPIDTPPGE; the protein is encoded by the coding sequence ATGGACACGAAGCGCAAACTGTATTACAAGATCGGTGAAGTCTGCCGACTGATGGAGATCCAGCCCCATGTCCTCCGGTACTGGGAATCGGAGTTTTCCGTTCTCCGTCCGAAGAAGAACAGCGCCGGCCAGCGCGTCTATTCCGAACGCGACCTGAACCTGCTCCGGAGAATCCGGCAGTTGTTGCACAACGAGGGCTTCACCATCGCCGGCGCCCGAAAACGCCTCCAGGAGTCCTCTCACCTGAAACCGGAACCTTCGCCGGAACCGGCGCCGCCGCCCCCGGTCCCCCCCCCGCCGCCTCCACCCCCCCCGCCGCAGCGGGCGGCCCTGGACCCTTCGCGGATCGCCGCCCTGGCCCAGAGGATCCAGCGGCTCGCCGAACGCCTGCGCTCCTGGCCGATCGACACGCCCCCCGGTGAGTGA
- the hemW gene encoding radical SAM family heme chaperone HemW: protein MGREDGGAVAGERPGIYVHIPFCRRKCAYCGFLTCPPRGLVQPYLAALGREIAGGGGRCRSDWGAPDTLYFGGGSPSLVAPEAVAALIEAVTRAMPPAPGAEVSLEANPEDVDPARAARWVEAGVNRVTLGVQSFRSATLEPLGRAASPGRIGGAVKALRGAGCANLGADLIAGLPGENLADWRHSLSATLGLGIDHLSLYLLETEPQTPLGRGVAAATVVLPPDDVVGDFYLEACETLAAAGLAQYEISNFSRPGFESRHNRKYWDFSPYLGFGCGAHSFDGSRRTHNAASVRAYVEAVEAGGGTLEEENAGTARDREREWVFLGLRRVSGIRLSAFEDRFGRPFPAAWRESFAASPPGLAEFTRDTLRLSRRGMLLSNALFLGVFDSDAEATGPPQGRPGRSEDGAARPAGRRRETGP from the coding sequence ATGGGGCGGGAAGACGGAGGCGCCGTGGCGGGGGAACGGCCCGGGATCTACGTGCACATCCCCTTCTGCCGGCGAAAGTGCGCGTACTGCGGTTTCCTCACCTGCCCCCCGCGGGGGCTCGTCCAACCCTACCTGGCCGCCCTCGGGCGCGAGATCGCGGGGGGGGGCGGACGCTGCCGGAGCGACTGGGGGGCCCCGGACACCCTCTATTTCGGCGGCGGCTCCCCCTCCCTGGTGGCCCCCGAGGCCGTTGCCGCCCTCATCGAGGCCGTGACCCGGGCCATGCCGCCGGCCCCGGGCGCGGAAGTGTCGCTGGAGGCCAACCCCGAGGACGTCGACCCGGCGAGGGCCGCCCGCTGGGTCGAGGCCGGCGTGAACCGGGTCACCCTCGGGGTCCAGTCCTTCCGCTCCGCCACCCTGGAACCCCTGGGGCGTGCCGCGAGCCCCGGCAGGATCGGGGGCGCCGTGAAGGCCCTCCGCGGGGCGGGGTGCGCCAACCTCGGCGCGGACCTCATCGCCGGTCTCCCGGGCGAAAACCTCGCAGACTGGCGTCACAGCCTGTCCGCCACCCTCGGCCTGGGCATCGACCACCTCTCCCTCTACCTCCTGGAAACGGAGCCCCAAACGCCCCTCGGCCGGGGGGTCGCCGCGGCGACCGTCGTGCTGCCGCCCGACGACGTCGTTGGCGACTTCTACCTGGAAGCCTGCGAAACCCTCGCCGCCGCCGGCCTGGCACAGTACGAGATCTCGAACTTCTCCCGGCCCGGCTTCGAATCCCGTCACAACCGGAAGTACTGGGATTTCAGCCCATACCTCGGCTTCGGCTGCGGGGCGCACAGCTTCGACGGCTCGCGGCGCACCCACAACGCCGCGTCCGTCCGCGCCTACGTGGAGGCGGTCGAGGCGGGCGGCGGGACCCTCGAGGAGGAAAACGCCGGCACCGCCCGCGACCGGGAGCGGGAGTGGGTGTTCCTGGGGTTGCGCCGGGTGTCCGGGATCCGGCTGTCCGCGTTCGAGGATCGCTTCGGCCGCCCCTTCCCCGCCGCATGGCGGGAGAGCTTCGCCGCTTCCCCGCCGGGGCTTGCGGAGTTCACCCGCGACACCCTGCGTCTCTCCCGCCGGGGGATGTTGCTGAGCAACGCGCTTTTCCTCGGCGTGTTCGACAGCGATGCCGAGGCAACCGGCCCCCCCCAGGGGCGGCCGGGCCGCTCCGAAGACGGTGCGGCCCGGCCGGCGGGGCGCCGGCGTGAAACGGGTCCGTAA